One segment of Pandoraea pnomenusa DNA contains the following:
- a CDS encoding response regulator, with protein MPGDGRDPVGRHFHPVRTVEVEFWKSRTLIQECDIIPRIVDAGYLQARFRASPQMPTVFLIDDHAMFREGLLLALRAGTSELDFEAFSDGESAVAALAGRPDVRAVMSDYYLPDLAGAALLARLRATRPDLRLLVISASEDRQDVRSALIAGAHGFVHKSADSRTLIGALRAVLRGERYFPAGLGDCDVENDALAGPRTPGDGTEFSDDRSIAERLSGLTPRQREVLLLVCDGLRNGEIAARLGMTEKTVKAHVSAVLAGLGALNRTQAATLARRGGLLGKPS; from the coding sequence ATGCCCGGGGACGGACGCGATCCCGTGGGACGGCATTTTCATCCGGTGAGAACGGTCGAGGTGGAATTTTGGAAATCCCGGACTTTAATTCAGGAATGCGACATAATTCCGCGTATTGTCGACGCCGGATATTTACAAGCGCGATTTCGCGCTTCCCCCCAGATGCCGACCGTTTTCCTGATCGACGACCATGCGATGTTCCGCGAGGGTCTCCTGCTGGCGTTGCGTGCGGGGACATCGGAACTCGATTTCGAGGCTTTCTCCGACGGCGAGTCGGCGGTAGCGGCGCTCGCCGGTCGCCCCGACGTGCGTGCCGTCATGTCGGACTATTACCTCCCCGATCTGGCCGGAGCCGCGTTGCTTGCCCGGTTGCGCGCCACACGTCCCGACCTGCGCCTGCTGGTGATTTCCGCGTCGGAAGACCGTCAGGATGTGCGCTCTGCGCTGATCGCGGGCGCGCACGGTTTCGTGCACAAGTCCGCCGACAGCCGCACGCTGATCGGTGCCTTGCGCGCGGTGCTTCGCGGCGAGCGGTATTTCCCGGCGGGACTGGGGGACTGCGACGTCGAGAACGATGCGCTCGCCGGTCCCCGCACGCCTGGAGACGGCACGGAATTTTCCGACGATCGCTCGATCGCCGAGCGGCTTTCCGGACTCACGCCGCGCCAGCGCGAGGTTTTATTGCTGGTCTGCGACGGCTTGCGAAACGGTGAAATTGCTGCGCGGCTTGGCATGACGGAAAAAACAGTCAAGGCGCACGTGTCTGCCGTGCTGGCCGGACTGGGAGCGCTCAATCGCACGCAAGCGGCCACGCTTGCACGGCGCGGTGGGCTTCTCGGCAAGCCCTCCTGA
- a CDS encoding ABC transporter substrate-binding protein yields MSSFTGHLRRTITVAACATVLSAVSATASHAAPGGNVSDGVVKIGVLTDLSGVSSDNAGKGSVVAASMAIDDFSREHKVLGAPIELVSADSQGKTDTGATIAREWYDRGKVDMITDLTFSNVALAVDRIADEKKKIALVTGAGSSAISNEQCTAHSVQWMYDTYALANSTSQALLRRGLKSWYFITADYAFGHALEKDASEILARQGGKVVGSVKHPVNSPDLSSYLLRAQTSGAQVIALANSGTDTLNTVKQASQFNMIQGGKQVFTPLLSLITEVHGMGLKNAQGMILTNGFYWDQDDRSRAFAQRFYAQHKKMPTMMQAAVYSAVLNYLKAVQAAGTDDADAVMAKLKSMKIDDPVIRNGQIRADGKLVHDMLLVQVKTPAESKSEWDLYKILETIPADKAFAPLAESKCALVKK; encoded by the coding sequence ATGTCCAGCTTCACCGGCCACCTGCGCCGCACGATCACCGTGGCGGCCTGCGCCACGGTTCTCTCCGCCGTCTCGGCGACGGCTTCACATGCCGCGCCGGGCGGCAACGTTTCCGACGGCGTCGTGAAAATCGGCGTGCTCACGGATCTGTCGGGCGTGTCGAGCGACAACGCCGGCAAAGGCAGCGTGGTGGCCGCGTCGATGGCGATCGACGACTTTTCGCGCGAGCACAAGGTGCTTGGCGCCCCGATCGAGCTGGTGTCCGCCGATTCGCAAGGCAAGACCGACACGGGCGCGACCATCGCGCGCGAGTGGTACGACCGGGGCAAGGTGGACATGATCACCGACCTCACCTTCTCCAACGTGGCGCTGGCGGTGGACCGGATTGCCGACGAGAAGAAGAAGATCGCCCTCGTGACGGGCGCCGGCTCGTCTGCCATCAGCAACGAGCAGTGCACGGCGCACAGTGTGCAATGGATGTACGACACGTATGCGCTGGCGAACTCGACGTCGCAGGCGCTGCTGCGGCGCGGACTCAAGTCGTGGTACTTCATCACTGCCGACTACGCGTTCGGCCATGCGCTCGAGAAGGATGCGAGTGAAATTCTCGCTCGCCAGGGCGGCAAGGTCGTCGGCTCGGTGAAGCATCCGGTGAACTCGCCCGACCTGTCGTCGTATCTGCTGCGCGCGCAGACGTCCGGCGCCCAGGTGATCGCGCTGGCGAACTCGGGCACGGACACGCTCAACACCGTCAAGCAGGCGTCCCAGTTCAACATGATCCAGGGCGGCAAACAGGTCTTCACCCCGCTGCTCTCGCTCATTACGGAAGTCCACGGCATGGGGCTGAAGAATGCCCAGGGCATGATTCTCACCAACGGCTTCTACTGGGATCAGGACGATCGCTCGCGTGCGTTCGCCCAGCGCTTCTACGCGCAGCACAAGAAAATGCCGACGATGATGCAGGCTGCCGTGTACTCGGCCGTGCTGAACTACCTGAAGGCCGTTCAGGCGGCGGGCACCGATGATGCGGACGCCGTGATGGCCAAGCTCAAGTCGATGAAGATCGACGACCCGGTGATTCGCAACGGTCAGATTCGCGCCGACGGCAAACTGGTCCACGACATGCTGCTGGTACAGGTCAAGACACCTGCCGAATCGAAGTCGGAGTGGGATCTGTACAAGATTCTGGAGACCATCCCGGCCGACAAGGCATTCGCGCCGCTGGCCGAATCGAAGTGCGCGCTGGTGAAGAAGTAA
- a CDS encoding glycoside hydrolase family 15 protein, producing the protein MPARIEDYAMIGDCRSAALVARDGSIDWLCWPYFDSPACFAALLGGAEHGRWKLSPDDPHATCTRRYHDDTLILETRFETVEGCVAVIDFMPLRDGAADLVRLVKGIHGTVSMSMELILRFDYGASVPWSRPLDDDDPTGPGMRLIAGPDKVVLRTPVPIEDVPGRLRARFDVNAGETVPFVLSRVPSHHADPREIDPLAALTDTERYWRTWANRCQLDGRWAEAIRRSLIVLKALTFVPTGGVVAAPTTSLPEQLGGERNWDYRYCWLRDATLTLQALMLGGYYTEATDWSQWLVRAVAGAPSQVQIMYGLAGERRLPEWVVDWLPGYEGAKPVRVGNGAVGQLQLDVYGEVMDALHQARLGGLPRDEATWEVQTKLVAHLETVWREPDEGIWEVRGGRQHFTYSKVMAWVAFDRAIKSAERFGLPGPVDRWKQLCKEIHADVCAHGFDRERNAFMQAYGSSEMDASVLMIPLVGFLPADDPRVVGTVEAVERELMEGGLVQRYRTSRVDDGLPAGEGAFLACSFWMVDCLVMLGRQRDARALFERLLALRNDVGLLAEEYDTHHQRQVGNFPQAFSHIALVHAAIRLDALASDDRTDGEDGVAPVDEERFEHVGYRAIRA; encoded by the coding sequence ATGCCGGCACGTATTGAAGATTACGCAATGATTGGCGATTGCCGCAGCGCTGCGCTCGTGGCGCGCGACGGCTCCATCGACTGGCTCTGCTGGCCGTATTTCGATTCCCCCGCCTGTTTCGCGGCCCTGCTCGGCGGCGCCGAGCACGGCCGCTGGAAGCTCTCCCCCGACGATCCGCATGCGACCTGCACGCGGCGATACCACGACGACACGTTGATTCTCGAGACGCGCTTCGAGACGGTAGAGGGCTGCGTGGCTGTGATCGACTTCATGCCGCTGCGCGATGGCGCCGCGGATCTCGTTCGGCTCGTCAAGGGCATTCATGGCACCGTGTCGATGTCGATGGAGTTGATCCTGCGGTTCGATTACGGCGCGTCGGTGCCATGGTCGCGTCCGCTCGACGACGACGATCCCACGGGCCCCGGCATGCGCCTGATCGCGGGCCCCGACAAAGTGGTGCTGCGCACCCCGGTGCCGATCGAGGACGTGCCCGGCCGGCTGCGCGCGCGCTTCGACGTGAACGCGGGCGAAACGGTACCGTTCGTGCTCTCGCGCGTGCCCTCGCATCACGCCGATCCGCGCGAGATCGATCCCCTGGCCGCGCTAACGGACACCGAGCGCTACTGGCGAACCTGGGCGAATCGCTGTCAGCTCGACGGTCGCTGGGCCGAGGCGATTCGCCGCTCGCTGATCGTGCTCAAGGCGCTCACGTTCGTGCCGACCGGCGGCGTGGTGGCCGCGCCGACGACGTCGCTGCCCGAGCAGCTCGGGGGAGAGCGCAACTGGGACTATCGCTACTGCTGGCTCAGGGACGCCACGCTCACGCTTCAGGCGCTGATGCTCGGTGGCTACTACACCGAAGCCACCGACTGGAGCCAATGGCTGGTGCGCGCGGTGGCCGGCGCGCCCTCGCAAGTGCAGATCATGTATGGACTGGCCGGCGAGCGGCGCCTGCCCGAATGGGTGGTCGACTGGCTGCCCGGCTACGAGGGGGCGAAGCCCGTGCGCGTGGGCAACGGCGCGGTCGGCCAGCTGCAGCTCGATGTGTATGGTGAAGTGATGGACGCCCTGCATCAGGCTCGCCTGGGTGGATTGCCGCGCGACGAGGCGACCTGGGAGGTGCAGACCAAGCTGGTGGCGCACCTTGAGACCGTATGGCGCGAGCCCGACGAGGGGATATGGGAAGTACGCGGCGGTCGACAACACTTTACGTATTCCAAAGTGATGGCGTGGGTGGCATTCGATCGCGCCATCAAGTCGGCCGAGCGCTTCGGATTGCCGGGGCCGGTCGATCGGTGGAAGCAGTTGTGCAAGGAAATCCATGCCGATGTGTGTGCTCACGGCTTCGACAGGGAGCGCAACGCGTTCATGCAGGCGTATGGTTCGTCCGAAATGGACGCGAGCGTGCTCATGATTCCGCTCGTCGGCTTTTTGCCGGCGGACGACCCGCGGGTCGTCGGCACGGTCGAGGCGGTCGAGCGAGAGCTGATGGAGGGTGGGTTGGTGCAGCGCTATCGAACGAGCCGTGTCGACGATGGCCTGCCGGCCGGCGAGGGCGCCTTCCTCGCGTGCAGTTTCTGGATGGTCGATTGCCTGGTGATGCTGGGCCGTCAGCGCGACGCCCGCGCCCTGTTCGAGCGCTTGCTCGCGCTGCGCAACGACGTTGGGTTGCTTGCCGAGGAGTACGACACGCATCATCAGCGTCAGGTTGGCAACTTCCCGCAGGCGTTCTCGCACATTGCGCTCGTCCACGCGGCGATCCGTCTCGACGCACTGGCCAGCGACGATCGGACGGACGGCGAAGACGGCGTCGCACCGGTCGATGAAGAACGCTTCGAGCACGTCGGATATCGGGCGATCCGCGCCTGA
- a CDS encoding CaiB/BaiF CoA transferase family protein, whose protein sequence is MRESTTSTKSTKSTGRVSGPLQGVKVIELSHIMSGPVCGMMLADMGADVIKVEKMDGDDARRFAPILSHGESASFMMLNRNKRGIALNLKTTGGQAVLRKMLASADVVTENYRKGTMEKLGLGYETLREANPALIYCAISGYGRTGPCADKGGFDLIAQGLSGLMSVTGEPGQAPIKAGSPIADINAGILAALGISAAYAHRLRTGQGQIVDTSLLEAGFQQMYWAAANFFASGENPPKLGSANPTSTPYQAFRTKDGWVNIGAANQANYERLLQVLDAPEIADDPRFATNAGRTAHRAELVERLTAYLVRDTTRHWVERLDAVGLPVGPVLSISEAVSHPQIVARDMVVETVHPLDGTTRSIGLPIRFSETPKCTGGPAPRLGEHTREVLAEYGFDAGQIRELMMQGAVHALEEGTSTSA, encoded by the coding sequence ATGCGCGAATCGACGACATCGACGAAATCGACGAAATCGACGGGACGGGTAAGCGGGCCGCTGCAGGGCGTCAAGGTCATCGAGCTGTCGCACATCATGTCGGGACCGGTGTGCGGGATGATGCTGGCCGACATGGGCGCGGACGTCATCAAGGTCGAGAAAATGGACGGCGACGATGCGCGCCGCTTCGCGCCGATTCTCTCGCATGGCGAGTCGGCATCTTTCATGATGCTCAACCGAAACAAGCGCGGCATTGCGCTCAATCTCAAGACGACGGGCGGCCAGGCGGTGCTGCGCAAGATGCTCGCGAGCGCCGACGTGGTGACGGAGAACTATCGCAAGGGCACGATGGAGAAGCTCGGCCTGGGCTACGAGACGCTGCGCGAGGCGAACCCCGCGCTCATCTATTGCGCCATCTCCGGCTACGGGCGCACTGGTCCGTGCGCCGACAAGGGCGGCTTCGACCTCATCGCGCAGGGACTCTCAGGGCTGATGAGCGTGACCGGGGAGCCCGGGCAGGCGCCCATCAAGGCGGGCTCGCCGATTGCCGACATCAACGCGGGCATTCTGGCGGCGCTCGGCATTTCCGCAGCCTACGCCCATCGGCTGCGCACGGGCCAAGGGCAGATCGTCGACACGTCGCTGCTCGAAGCCGGTTTCCAGCAGATGTACTGGGCGGCGGCCAACTTCTTCGCGAGCGGCGAGAATCCGCCCAAGCTCGGCTCGGCCAATCCGACGAGCACGCCTTACCAGGCGTTTCGCACGAAGGACGGCTGGGTCAACATCGGCGCGGCGAACCAGGCGAACTACGAGCGCTTGCTGCAGGTGCTCGACGCGCCCGAGATCGCGGACGACCCGCGTTTCGCGACCAACGCCGGGCGCACCGCGCATCGCGCCGAACTCGTCGAACGGCTTACCGCGTACCTCGTGCGCGATACCACGCGGCACTGGGTCGAGCGCCTGGACGCCGTTGGCCTGCCGGTCGGACCGGTGCTGTCGATCTCCGAAGCCGTCTCCCATCCTCAGATCGTGGCGCGCGACATGGTGGTGGAAACGGTGCACCCGCTGGACGGCACGACACGCAGCATCGGCCTGCCGATCCGCTTCTCCGAGACCCCGAAATGCACCGGCGGACCCGCACCGCGCCTTGGTGAACACACCCGTGAGGTGCTGGCCGAGTACGGATTCGACGCCGGGCAAATCCGCGAGCTGATGATGCAGGGAGCGGTGCACGCGCTGGAGGAGGGCACCTCGACGAGTGCGTGA
- a CDS encoding enoyl-CoA hydratase-related protein, whose product MTSTVLTERLGAIVVVTLNRPEKLNALTKPMWQALGDTILTLSETPDVRCIVLRGAGQQSFAPGNDIAEFETDRANVEQARAYGALMHRTLDALTQCPVPLVAMIHGICVGGGMEIASACDVRICGESSRFGAPINKLGLVMAHAELSGLVRLLGPARALEILLEGRIFDAQEAARIGLVTRVVPDADVTREALASAQRIADGAPLVARWHKRFVRELTSGEPLTPAQIDEGFACFGTADFRTGYRAFLAKTAPVFEGR is encoded by the coding sequence GTGACATCGACCGTTCTGACCGAGCGGCTGGGCGCCATCGTGGTCGTCACGCTCAATCGTCCCGAGAAGCTCAACGCCCTGACCAAGCCGATGTGGCAGGCACTCGGAGACACGATTCTGACGTTGTCCGAAACACCGGACGTGCGCTGCATCGTGCTGCGCGGTGCGGGACAGCAGTCGTTCGCCCCCGGCAACGACATCGCGGAGTTCGAGACGGATCGCGCCAACGTGGAGCAGGCGCGCGCCTACGGCGCCCTGATGCACCGCACCCTTGACGCGCTCACACAGTGCCCGGTGCCGCTGGTAGCGATGATTCATGGCATCTGCGTGGGCGGCGGCATGGAAATCGCCTCGGCCTGCGACGTGCGCATCTGCGGCGAGTCGAGCCGGTTCGGCGCGCCCATCAACAAGCTGGGGCTGGTCATGGCGCATGCCGAACTTTCGGGGCTCGTGCGTCTGCTGGGGCCGGCGCGGGCGCTCGAGATTCTGCTCGAAGGACGCATCTTCGACGCGCAGGAGGCGGCGCGCATCGGTCTCGTCACGCGTGTGGTGCCCGACGCCGATGTGACGCGCGAAGCCCTCGCCAGCGCGCAGCGCATTGCCGACGGGGCGCCGTTGGTCGCGCGCTGGCACAAGCGTTTCGTGCGCGAGCTCACGAGCGGCGAGCCGCTCACGCCGGCGCAGATCGACGAGGGCTTCGCATGCTTCGGCACGGCCGATTTCCGCACGGGCTATCGCGCCTTCCTTGCGAAGACGGCCCCGGTTTTCGAGGGGCGATGA
- a CDS encoding GntR family transcriptional regulator, with product MSTSASLNATAYEALKARIVRGELRPGAPLSERALCDALAVSRTPLREALKRLANEGLVEISETRRARVARVSVDEVVNLLAVMAVLEGLSGEQACEKATDADLDELARLQSAMESAYARTDHAAYFSLNQQIHLSILRMADNAPLAEYFHNLNARLRHVRERLTPTPERWRQAVDEHAEMLALLRRRDGKRLRTLMEAHLRSKTDAYVAAMLNEGLVSMRRPA from the coding sequence ATGAGCACATCCGCTTCGCTCAACGCCACCGCGTACGAGGCCCTGAAGGCGCGCATCGTGCGCGGCGAGTTGCGCCCCGGCGCCCCGCTCTCGGAGCGCGCGCTGTGCGACGCGCTGGCCGTATCGCGCACGCCGCTGCGCGAGGCGCTCAAGCGGCTGGCGAACGAAGGGCTCGTGGAGATATCGGAAACACGCCGCGCCCGGGTGGCGCGCGTGAGTGTGGACGAGGTGGTGAATCTGCTTGCGGTCATGGCCGTGCTCGAAGGCCTGTCGGGCGAGCAGGCGTGCGAGAAGGCGACGGACGCCGACCTCGACGAACTGGCGCGGTTACAGTCGGCCATGGAGTCGGCCTACGCGCGCACCGACCACGCGGCGTATTTTTCACTGAACCAGCAGATTCACCTGAGCATTCTGCGCATGGCGGACAACGCGCCGCTCGCCGAATATTTCCACAATCTCAATGCACGGCTTCGGCACGTGCGCGAGCGCCTGACGCCAACGCCGGAGCGCTGGCGTCAGGCCGTGGACGAACATGCGGAAATGCTCGCGTTGCTGCGTCGGCGCGACGGCAAGCGATTGCGGACCTTGATGGAAGCGCACTTGCGCAGCAAGACCGACGCGTACGTTGCGGCGATGCTCAACGAGGGATTGGTGAGTATGCGTCGGCCCGCCTGA
- a CDS encoding GntR family transcriptional regulator, protein MDRLRRMITEGMLPPGAHLNERALCEHLGVSRTPLREALKMLAVERLIELLPNRGARVVMLSSSDIADAFELLSGLEALAGELACERITQAEVDEIQELHGAMDACHANGDLSGYFDCNQRIHDRINAAARNPSLTQMYQSVNGRLQALRFGSNLHAGKWERAIDEHVAMLDALHRRDGAALGRLLRAHLKAKCATVLANRRAAA, encoded by the coding sequence ATGGATCGTCTTCGCAGAATGATTACCGAGGGCATGCTGCCGCCCGGCGCCCACCTGAACGAACGCGCGCTCTGCGAACATCTTGGCGTCTCGCGCACGCCGTTGCGCGAGGCACTCAAGATGCTGGCCGTGGAGCGGCTCATCGAGTTGCTGCCCAATCGCGGCGCGCGTGTCGTCATGCTCTCGTCGTCGGACATCGCCGACGCCTTTGAGTTGCTCAGTGGGCTCGAAGCGCTCGCGGGCGAACTGGCCTGCGAGCGCATCACACAGGCCGAAGTCGACGAGATACAGGAATTGCATGGCGCGATGGATGCCTGCCACGCCAATGGCGATCTGTCCGGCTATTTCGACTGCAACCAACGCATTCACGATCGCATCAATGCCGCCGCGCGGAATCCGTCGCTCACCCAGATGTATCAGTCGGTGAATGGCCGCCTGCAGGCGCTGCGGTTCGGTTCGAACCTGCACGCCGGAAAATGGGAGCGGGCCATCGACGAGCACGTCGCCATGCTCGACGCGCTGCATCGGCGCGACGGGGCGGCGCTCGGGCGTCTGCTGCGCGCGCACCTCAAGGCCAAGTGCGCCACCGTGCTCGCCAACAGGCGCGCCGCCGCCTGA
- a CDS encoding 2-keto-4-pentenoate hydratase — MVFSLSTQQFAAVRNIAAILYRMWGNVLPTHGRFGLTQPQIPETPPMFDTSPAVESLAQLLADTRRGDTPIATAPAAWLPVDTNAAYAVQLRTLDLLGETIAAWKVGAKSPMDVHNCAPIPASVVSEAGGALALGNFFRPGLELEIAFRLARDIKPGRYDERDALLFVGETLTTIEITDSRFAQTGLDSRFALADLQNNGALVVGSGRDYTGSLEYMKPKLSFTLDGAAITPMRAGHNTGGDPRELFTWLVNHNGKRGITMRAGAIVTCGSYVGMIPASGPGLLRGTIDGIGEVSVTLT; from the coding sequence GTGGTGTTTTCACTGAGTACGCAACAGTTCGCTGCAGTGCGCAATATCGCCGCGATCTTGTATAGGATGTGGGGCAATGTGCTGCCGACGCACGGCCGTTTCGGCCTCACGCAACCCCAAATTCCGGAGACACCGCCCATGTTCGATACTTCCCCCGCCGTCGAATCGCTCGCACAGTTGCTGGCCGACACGCGCCGCGGCGACACGCCCATTGCAACGGCGCCGGCCGCATGGCTGCCGGTCGACACCAATGCGGCCTACGCGGTGCAATTGCGCACGCTGGATCTGCTCGGCGAGACGATTGCCGCGTGGAAAGTCGGCGCGAAATCGCCGATGGACGTGCACAATTGCGCGCCGATTCCCGCGTCGGTGGTCAGCGAGGCTGGCGGCGCGCTGGCGCTCGGCAACTTTTTTCGTCCCGGGCTGGAACTGGAGATCGCGTTTCGACTGGCGCGCGACATCAAGCCGGGGCGCTATGACGAACGCGACGCGCTGCTCTTTGTTGGTGAAACGCTGACCACCATTGAGATCACCGACAGCCGCTTCGCCCAGACCGGACTGGACAGTCGCTTCGCGCTTGCCGATCTGCAGAACAATGGCGCGCTGGTCGTTGGCAGCGGTCGCGACTACACGGGCTCGCTCGAATACATGAAGCCGAAGCTGTCGTTCACGCTCGACGGCGCCGCGATCACGCCAATGCGCGCGGGACACAACACCGGCGGCGATCCGCGCGAATTGTTCACGTGGCTCGTGAACCACAATGGCAAGCGCGGCATCACCATGCGCGCCGGCGCGATCGTGACTTGCGGCTCCTACGTCGGGATGATTCCGGCGAGCGGCCCCGGTCTGCTGCGCGGCACCATCGACGGGATCGGCGAGGTCTCGGTCACCCTGACGTAA
- a CDS encoding MFS transporter — protein MALLFCSGFLYATWGVHVPTVKAMFDLNDANLSVAMFAVAGGALLTMSRMARWVGRAGSRRASLQSGIALALTSAFILSMPNYWGLVGWLALYGAANATYDVAVNAQAATLEARYRKPIMASLHGCFSLGGMSGAMVGGAWLAHQGSPQWHVGLAALACALVMVVGARYLQPDMLPGEAPVDAGKSGDTPVARTPLPVLDEAARRKLHRRLTGFGILAFLGLVVEGAMYDWTAVYMREVVSAQGAWIGAGYAAFSLGMAGGRFGGDPVRARMGGARLLRVSSLVCVGGVLMALLWRVPAAAVAGFALAGLGLSNVMPVMFAASGEAARAGGMASAEAIAVMARLAYLGLLVGPVVIGAMAHGVSLPFALGAGLLCIVPIALLAPTMLAGVDARAGH, from the coding sequence ATGGCCTTGCTGTTTTGCAGCGGTTTCCTGTATGCGACATGGGGCGTGCACGTCCCCACGGTGAAGGCCATGTTCGACCTGAACGATGCGAACCTGTCGGTGGCGATGTTCGCGGTCGCCGGCGGCGCGCTCCTGACCATGTCGCGCATGGCGCGCTGGGTCGGGCGCGCGGGCAGCCGCCGGGCGAGTCTGCAATCGGGCATCGCGCTCGCGCTCACGAGCGCATTCATTCTGTCGATGCCGAACTACTGGGGCCTCGTGGGCTGGCTCGCGCTCTACGGCGCGGCGAACGCCACGTACGACGTGGCCGTCAACGCACAGGCCGCGACGCTCGAAGCGCGTTACCGCAAACCGATCATGGCGTCGTTGCATGGCTGCTTCAGCCTCGGCGGCATGTCCGGCGCGATGGTCGGCGGCGCGTGGCTCGCGCATCAGGGCTCGCCGCAGTGGCACGTCGGTCTTGCCGCATTGGCGTGCGCTCTCGTGATGGTGGTCGGCGCACGCTATCTCCAACCGGACATGCTGCCTGGCGAGGCGCCGGTCGACGCAGGCAAGTCGGGTGATACGCCCGTGGCGCGCACGCCGCTGCCCGTGCTCGACGAGGCGGCGCGTCGCAAGTTGCACCGAAGGCTCACCGGCTTCGGCATTCTCGCGTTTCTCGGCCTCGTGGTCGAGGGCGCCATGTACGACTGGACCGCCGTGTACATGCGCGAGGTGGTGTCGGCGCAGGGCGCCTGGATCGGCGCCGGCTACGCCGCGTTCTCACTCGGCATGGCCGGTGGCCGCTTCGGGGGCGACCCCGTGCGCGCCCGCATGGGTGGGGCGCGCCTGTTGCGCGTGAGCAGTCTGGTTTGCGTGGGCGGAGTGTTGATGGCGCTGCTCTGGCGAGTCCCGGCGGCTGCCGTTGCCGGCTTCGCGCTCGCGGGGCTCGGACTCTCGAACGTCATGCCGGTCATGTTCGCGGCGTCGGGCGAAGCGGCGCGCGCGGGCGGCATGGCGAGTGCCGAGGCGATCGCCGTCATGGCACGCCTGGCCTATCTCGGATTGCTCGTGGGACCGGTCGTGATCGGGGCAATGGCGCACGGCGTCAGTCTGCCGTTCGCGTTGGGTGCCGGTCTGCTCTGCATCGTGCCGATCGCGCTGCTTGCCCCGACGATGCTGGCGGGCGTCGACGCTCGCGCCGGGCATTGA